A DNA window from Mesorhizobium sp. C432A contains the following coding sequences:
- the tssM gene encoding type VI secretion system membrane subunit TssM, translating to MTGWLLRIFSALALAGFAAAVWYAGPLIRFAGARPLDPIWLRAAIIGIVVGTVAIIYAIRFRRRRKAQKALEAAMASAEDDGSDAKMLEARMNEAVATLRQSSGKRNFLYDVPWYIVIGPPGAGKTTALVNSGLNFPLAGSGQAQPVAGVGGTRNCDWWFTDEAVLIDTAGRYTTQDSHARTDSKSWLAFLSLLKRHRTRQPINGVILAISLSDLMADSEQAARVAEIRSRLQEIHEVLKVRFPVYVLFTKADLVSGFMEYFGGFDEARRRKVWGATFQTAERGLNMVAEAPAEFDALVKRLTEEMSERLQSETDPVARIAIFGFAAQLGALKGRIVNFLEGVFEPTRKQLNAPLRGLYFSSGTQEGTPIDQLLGSIGRSFGRNAQAHLSGTGKSFFLHDLLSRVIFAESGWVSYDRAADRRVAIARYAGLTAIAAIAIAALGVLGLSFTTNKSLVAATGQAAGQYRATAAPLLASTTVLDADLETVIGALDALRGLPAGYDTRDQPTPATATFGLSQRERILSASETAYRQGLERMFRSRLLFQLERTIEARMADPMALYEPLKIYLMLGGKAPKVDDELVVTWLKRDWEQNRYPGAHNRDGRAQLEKHLRAMLALDDDQDPSFELNRALVESAQRSLGRMSLADRATALIQSATYAAALDDFSVSSQAGAEAPMLFERNDGNDLAGLRVPGLYTHAGFDFYLAQLARSAQALVDDQWVIGSSGEQGGFDQELLKLGPELLDRYGKGFAAAWNEVLDRLKFKAMAADKPQYLALSAAGSPSSPLMQLFEAIARETALTQERNPAAPSQDSGQEIAARAKGLARIGIELAARKSQSRAGTAFVSTQNQDPGANIEAQFRSFQALVAGAPGQRPLDALTQNFREIYQSVRLAADVPAQTDQANANLQLQISTLRANASRLPKALARMVSAAADDFEGTVAETSTTHLNEMLEETVGRPCEEMIAGRFPFAPAGTDDVAMADFARLFSPGGVLDRFFAQNLASLVDMSGQDWDWKQDTRFGRNLAKSTLKNFQLAAQIRAAFFPLGGPVPSINITFTPLSLHGDADMALLNIDGQVLQATQAGNTPGLIPWPGKTGSASLSLTPELPGRESAIKFDGPWALKRLLDKGQVTANGDSLEAHFLIGGRDVAYTIKTGEDGNPFTLPALSAFSCPKAF from the coding sequence GTGACCGGCTGGCTGCTACGCATCTTCAGCGCGCTCGCGCTCGCCGGCTTTGCCGCCGCGGTCTGGTACGCCGGCCCGTTGATCCGCTTTGCCGGCGCCCGGCCGTTGGATCCCATCTGGCTGCGGGCAGCGATCATCGGCATCGTCGTCGGAACGGTGGCGATCATCTACGCAATCCGGTTCCGGCGCAGGCGCAAGGCGCAGAAGGCGCTGGAGGCCGCCATGGCCAGCGCCGAGGATGACGGCAGCGATGCAAAGATGCTGGAAGCTCGCATGAACGAAGCGGTCGCGACGCTCAGGCAGTCGAGCGGCAAGCGCAACTTCCTCTACGACGTCCCCTGGTACATCGTCATCGGCCCGCCGGGCGCCGGCAAGACCACCGCGCTGGTCAATTCCGGCCTGAACTTTCCGCTGGCCGGGTCGGGCCAGGCGCAGCCGGTGGCGGGTGTCGGCGGTACGCGCAATTGCGACTGGTGGTTCACCGACGAGGCGGTGCTGATCGACACGGCCGGGCGCTACACGACGCAGGATTCCCATGCACGGACCGACAGCAAAAGCTGGCTGGCGTTCCTGTCGCTGCTCAAGCGGCACCGGACGCGCCAGCCGATCAATGGCGTCATCCTGGCCATCAGCCTTTCCGATCTGATGGCGGACAGCGAGCAGGCGGCCCGTGTCGCCGAAATCCGCAGCCGCCTGCAGGAAATCCACGAGGTCCTGAAGGTCCGCTTTCCCGTCTATGTGCTGTTCACCAAGGCCGACCTAGTCTCCGGATTCATGGAATATTTCGGCGGTTTCGACGAAGCACGCCGGCGCAAGGTGTGGGGCGCGACCTTCCAGACCGCCGAGCGCGGCCTGAACATGGTCGCAGAAGCGCCAGCCGAATTCGACGCGCTGGTGAAGCGCCTGACCGAAGAGATGAGCGAGCGGCTGCAGTCGGAGACCGATCCGGTCGCGCGCATCGCCATTTTCGGCTTCGCCGCGCAGCTCGGTGCGCTGAAAGGCCGGATCGTGAATTTCCTCGAGGGCGTTTTCGAGCCGACGCGCAAGCAGCTGAACGCCCCCCTGCGCGGCCTGTATTTTTCTTCCGGCACGCAGGAAGGCACGCCGATCGACCAGTTGCTGGGCAGCATAGGCCGCAGTTTCGGCAGGAATGCCCAGGCGCATCTTTCCGGCACCGGCAAAAGCTTCTTCCTGCACGATCTGTTGAGCCGCGTCATTTTCGCCGAGTCCGGCTGGGTGTCCTATGACAGGGCGGCCGACAGGCGCGTTGCGATCGCCCGCTACGCCGGCCTGACAGCGATCGCGGCCATAGCGATCGCCGCGCTTGGCGTTCTCGGCCTGAGCTTTACGACCAACAAATCGCTGGTCGCCGCGACCGGCCAGGCGGCAGGCCAATACCGCGCGACAGCCGCGCCGCTGCTGGCCAGCACGACGGTGTTGGATGCCGACCTCGAAACCGTCATCGGCGCGCTCGATGCGCTGCGCGGCCTGCCGGCCGGCTACGATACGAGAGACCAGCCCACCCCGGCCACGGCGACGTTCGGCCTCAGCCAGCGTGAGCGTATCCTTTCGGCCTCCGAGACCGCCTATCGGCAGGGGCTGGAGCGGATGTTCCGCTCGCGCCTGCTGTTCCAGCTCGAACGCACGATCGAGGCCAGGATGGCCGATCCGATGGCGCTGTACGAGCCGTTGAAGATTTACCTGATGCTGGGCGGCAAGGCGCCGAAAGTGGATGACGAGCTGGTCGTCACCTGGCTGAAGCGGGACTGGGAACAGAACCGCTATCCCGGCGCCCACAATCGCGACGGCCGGGCGCAACTGGAGAAGCATTTGCGCGCCATGCTGGCGCTCGACGATGACCAGGATCCCTCGTTCGAACTCAACCGCGCGCTGGTCGAATCCGCCCAGCGCTCGCTCGGCCGCATGAGCCTTGCCGATCGCGCCACCGCGCTCATCCAGTCGGCCACCTATGCGGCGGCGCTGGACGATTTTTCGGTGTCATCGCAAGCCGGCGCGGAGGCGCCGATGCTGTTCGAGCGCAATGACGGAAACGATCTCGCCGGCCTTCGCGTCCCCGGTCTCTACACCCATGCCGGCTTCGACTTCTATCTGGCGCAACTTGCCAGGAGCGCGCAGGCGCTGGTCGACGATCAATGGGTGATCGGCTCGAGCGGCGAGCAAGGCGGTTTCGACCAGGAATTGCTCAAGCTCGGCCCGGAGCTGCTCGATCGCTATGGCAAGGGCTTTGCGGCGGCGTGGAACGAGGTGCTCGACAGGTTGAAGTTCAAGGCAATGGCCGCCGACAAACCGCAATATCTGGCGCTGTCCGCAGCGGGATCACCGAGTTCGCCGCTGATGCAGCTGTTCGAGGCGATCGCGCGCGAAACAGCTTTGACGCAAGAGCGCAATCCGGCTGCGCCGTCTCAAGACAGCGGCCAGGAAATCGCGGCACGCGCCAAGGGCCTCGCCCGCATCGGCATCGAGCTTGCAGCGCGCAAATCGCAGAGCAGGGCCGGGACCGCCTTTGTCAGTACGCAGAACCAGGATCCCGGCGCCAACATCGAAGCCCAGTTCCGGTCTTTCCAGGCTTTGGTGGCCGGGGCGCCGGGGCAGCGGCCGCTCGACGCCCTGACCCAGAATTTCCGCGAAATCTATCAGAGCGTGCGGCTGGCCGCCGATGTCCCCGCCCAGACGGACCAGGCCAACGCCAATCTGCAGCTGCAGATATCGACTCTACGCGCCAACGCCTCGCGGCTGCCGAAGGCGCTGGCCAGGATGGTGAGCGCGGCGGCGGACGATTTCGAGGGCACCGTCGCCGAAACATCGACCACGCATCTCAACGAGATGCTGGAGGAGACCGTCGGCCGTCCGTGCGAAGAGATGATTGCCGGGCGCTTTCCATTCGCCCCCGCCGGTACCGACGATGTCGCCATGGCGGATTTTGCCAGGTTGTTTTCTCCGGGCGGGGTTCTCGACCGGTTTTTCGCGCAGAACCTGGCGTCGCTGGTCGACATGAGCGGCCAGGACTGGGACTGGAAACAGGACACCAGGTTCGGCCGCAATCTGGCGAAATCGACGCTGAAGAACTTTCAGCTCGCGGCACAAATCCGCGCGGCTTTCTTTCCGCTCGGCGGGCCGGTGCCGTCGATCAACATCACCTTCACGCCGCTGTCGCTGCATGGCGATGCCGACATGGCGCTGCTCAATATCGACGGCCAGGTGCTGCAGGCCACCCAAGCCGGCAACACGCCGGGCCTGATTCCGTGGCCGGGCAAGACCGGTTCGGCCAGTCTCAGCCTGACGCCGGAGCTGCCCGGCCGCGAGTCCGCAATCAAGTTCGACGGTCCCTGGGCGTTGAAACGATTGCTGGACAAGGGGCAGGTCACCGCCAATGGCGACAGTCTCGAAGCGCATTTCCTCATCGGCGGGCGCGATGTCGCCTACACGATCAAGACCGGGGAGGACGGTAATCCGTTCACGCTGCCGGCGCTCTCCGCGTTCAGCTGTCCGAAGGCTTTCTGA
- the tagH gene encoding type VI secretion system-associated FHA domain protein TagH, with the protein MFISLQISNVDVLPAGLPPGYASRDRGFEIGRENCAWTLPDPDKFISGRHCEIRYEGGAFFLHDVSRNGTFVNGSSQRLTGPHRLAQGDRLRIGRYIVSVSIDDGNPAFGGHGSTQRQMPGAGSFPDHVASPRSPTAPPASVSSRPQQADEILRAIAAGAGIPPEVLLLRQPQEVAGEIGAVLRIVVDELVLLLKARAAAKVLAKTSDRTMINAADNNPLKFVPGTDEILDIMFARRRSGYLDARHSIEDAFHDLKTHEFATFAAMQAALSRLLDDLSPEAIAKKLPPSSFASKKTRAWDALVATWRAKEEAHENGMLDIFLTYFSEAYAKAAKQKTGKG; encoded by the coding sequence ATGTTCATCAGTCTGCAGATCAGCAATGTCGATGTCCTGCCTGCCGGGCTGCCGCCCGGCTACGCATCGCGCGACCGCGGCTTCGAGATCGGGCGGGAGAACTGCGCCTGGACCTTGCCCGATCCGGACAAGTTCATCTCCGGCCGACATTGCGAAATCCGCTACGAAGGCGGCGCCTTTTTTCTCCACGACGTCTCGCGCAACGGCACATTCGTCAACGGGTCGAGCCAGCGCCTGACCGGCCCGCATCGGTTGGCGCAAGGTGACCGGCTCCGGATCGGCCGCTATATCGTCTCGGTGTCGATCGATGACGGGAACCCAGCCTTCGGTGGCCATGGTTCGACGCAACGGCAGATGCCTGGTGCCGGATCCTTTCCAGACCATGTCGCATCGCCACGGTCACCGACCGCGCCACCCGCTTCGGTCTCCAGCCGGCCGCAGCAAGCCGACGAGATCCTGCGCGCGATTGCCGCCGGCGCCGGCATTCCGCCAGAGGTGCTTTTGCTGCGCCAACCGCAGGAGGTAGCCGGCGAGATCGGCGCGGTGCTGCGCATCGTCGTCGACGAGCTGGTGTTGCTGTTGAAGGCGCGCGCCGCTGCAAAAGTCCTGGCCAAGACCAGCGATCGAACCATGATCAACGCCGCCGACAACAATCCGCTGAAGTTCGTGCCCGGGACCGACGAAATCCTCGACATCATGTTCGCGCGGCGTAGATCCGGCTATCTTGATGCCCGGCACAGCATCGAAGACGCTTTCCACGACCTCAAGACGCATGAATTCGCAACCTTCGCCGCCATGCAGGCGGCGCTGTCGCGGTTGCTTGACGATCTGTCGCCCGAGGCGATTGCGAAAAAACTGCCGCCATCCTCCTTTGCCTCGAAGAAAACGCGCGCCTGGGACGCGCTGGTCGCGACCTGGCGGGCCAAGGAGGAAGCGCACGAGAACGGCATGCTGGACATATTCCTCACCTATTTCAGTGAAGCCTATGCCAAGGCCGCCAAACAGAAGACCGGCAAGGGCTAA
- a CDS encoding protein phosphatase 2C domain-containing protein has product MNDAAFESYGVSHKGCVRDHNEDSFLVEPRIGLWVVADGMGGHEAGEVASASIVEHLATIGIASSAPDLRARFEDRLNRAHAEIRRISRSRGVTIGSTVAALLAMDGRFACLWSGDSRVYLVRNAAISQISRDHTEVQELLDSGAISAAEAENWPRRNVITRAIGVNDEIAIDFQQGETLAGDIFILSTDGLTAHVSDAEIAAAVLSAAPQAACEKLLSMVLERGGTDNVTIVLVKIRDKGNGLSRAEGRDR; this is encoded by the coding sequence GTGAACGATGCCGCCTTTGAGAGCTACGGCGTGAGCCACAAGGGCTGCGTGCGCGACCACAATGAGGACAGCTTTCTGGTCGAGCCGCGGATCGGCCTCTGGGTGGTGGCCGACGGCATGGGCGGGCACGAGGCCGGAGAAGTCGCTTCGGCAAGCATTGTCGAGCATCTGGCGACGATCGGCATCGCCAGTTCGGCGCCGGATCTGCGCGCCCGCTTTGAGGATCGGCTGAACCGGGCGCATGCCGAGATCCGCCGGATTTCGCGCTCACGCGGCGTGACCATCGGCTCCACCGTTGCCGCACTGCTGGCCATGGACGGCAGGTTCGCCTGCCTGTGGTCGGGCGACAGCCGCGTCTATCTCGTGCGCAACGCCGCGATCTCGCAGATTTCGCGCGACCACACCGAGGTCCAGGAACTGCTCGACAGCGGCGCGATCAGCGCGGCCGAAGCGGAGAACTGGCCGCGCCGCAACGTCATCACCCGCGCCATCGGCGTCAACGACGAAATCGCCATCGACTTCCAGCAGGGAGAGACCCTTGCCGGCGACATTTTCATCCTCAGCACGGACGGCCTGACGGCGCATGTCAGTGACGCGGAGATTGCGGCTGCAGTGCTCTCGGCAGCGCCGCAGGCTGCCTGCGAAAAGCTGCTTTCCATGGTGCTTGAGCGCGGCGGCACGGACAACGTCACCATCGTTCTGGTCAAGATCAGAGACAAAGGCAATGGCCTGTCCCGAGCAGAAGGCCGTGACCGATGA
- the tssL gene encoding type VI secretion system protein TssL, long form: MSSKDDPFDPTGKTVIRPSRPNPGRKQKTVLARDAPAPGSTVIAPASVPEPTIFDPNAGRQPPSDVTGTVIYQGTPFANAPADRPVHGSAGTAGKTPWDALLGASDAVDYGAANPIVAAAAPLLILLGHLRLMAVERPAEPLAQHVAGLIEDFDRKIARTDTSEEDARIASYVLCETADDIVANLPGSSRDAWAQHAMLQRFFQVKPTGAGFFQALNTVLATPEHHRNLIELMHVCLSLGFEGQYRGQPRESLERVRRDVYETSAYFRVLGDDDISPRWQGLSVTSAQGSRRVPLWGIAAATAAGLTAAFFTLRVLITNDGEAVAGELLALNPATPVTIERTGFVPLTEEVKVAAPTTIAQVDRIRTALAKEIEAGGVSVGTKGDFIIVEISNALLFQSGRAEVKPEFEPVAASIAAALDAERGPIRIVGHTDNVKPKKTSAFKSNFDLSVARAQSVEKMIAAHFSDPSRTKVEGKGEDEPIADNATPEGRAKNRRVDVMIPREETL, translated from the coding sequence ATGAGCTCGAAGGATGATCCTTTCGATCCGACCGGCAAAACCGTCATCCGCCCCAGCCGCCCCAATCCCGGCCGCAAGCAAAAGACGGTTCTCGCCCGCGATGCGCCGGCCCCCGGCAGTACGGTGATCGCCCCTGCCAGCGTCCCGGAACCCACGATTTTCGATCCCAACGCCGGCCGCCAGCCGCCGTCCGACGTCACGGGGACGGTGATCTATCAGGGAACGCCCTTCGCCAACGCGCCGGCCGATCGGCCCGTTCACGGCTCAGCCGGGACGGCGGGGAAAACGCCATGGGATGCGCTGCTCGGCGCCAGCGATGCCGTCGATTATGGCGCGGCCAACCCGATCGTCGCTGCCGCGGCGCCCTTGCTGATACTGCTTGGGCATCTGCGGCTGATGGCTGTCGAAAGACCGGCCGAGCCGCTGGCGCAGCATGTCGCCGGCCTGATCGAGGATTTCGACCGCAAGATCGCCAGGACCGATACCTCGGAAGAGGATGCGCGCATCGCCAGCTATGTGCTTTGCGAAACCGCCGACGATATCGTCGCCAATCTGCCCGGTTCCAGCCGGGATGCGTGGGCGCAGCACGCCATGCTGCAGCGCTTCTTCCAGGTCAAACCCACCGGCGCCGGTTTTTTCCAGGCGCTGAACACGGTGCTGGCGACGCCGGAACATCATCGCAATCTCATCGAGCTGATGCATGTCTGCCTGTCGCTTGGCTTCGAAGGCCAGTATCGCGGCCAGCCGCGCGAGAGCCTCGAACGGGTCCGCCGCGACGTCTACGAGACATCAGCCTATTTCCGCGTCCTCGGTGACGACGACATCTCGCCGCGCTGGCAAGGCTTGTCGGTCACATCGGCGCAAGGCTCCAGGCGGGTTCCGCTCTGGGGCATAGCCGCTGCAACCGCGGCGGGCTTGACCGCAGCCTTTTTCACGCTGCGGGTCCTCATCACCAATGATGGCGAGGCTGTTGCCGGCGAGTTGCTGGCGCTCAATCCGGCGACGCCGGTCACCATCGAGCGCACCGGCTTCGTCCCGCTGACCGAGGAGGTGAAGGTCGCAGCGCCAACGACGATTGCGCAGGTTGATCGCATCCGCACTGCCTTGGCCAAGGAGATCGAAGCCGGCGGCGTCAGCGTCGGCACCAAGGGTGATTTCATCATCGTTGAAATCAGTAACGCCCTGCTGTTCCAGTCGGGACGAGCCGAGGTCAAGCCGGAGTTCGAGCCGGTGGCCGCCAGCATCGCGGCGGCTCTCGATGCGGAGCGCGGGCCAATCCGGATCGTCGGCCACACCGACAACGTCAAGCCGAAGAAGACCAGCGCCTTCAAATCGAATTTCGACCTCTCCGTCGCCCGTGCCCAGTCGGTGGAAAAGATGATCGCAGCGCATTTCAGCGATCCGTCGCGGACAAAGGTCGAGGGCAAGGGCGAGGACGAGCCCATCGCCGACAATGCAACGCCGGAGGGCCGCGCCAAAAACCGCCGTGTCGATGTAATGATCCCGCGGGAGGAGACGCTGTGA
- the tssI gene encoding type VI secretion system tip protein TssI/VgrG — protein sequence MPSEQRAALVQTPVGAELLTFTHLVGRDEISRCLAYTVGFVSTNADVDPLKMLGGAVSIEGEADPKRWFSGLIAEFRLTRIEDRLAHYEAVVRPWLWFLGNTTDCRIFQDKTAVEIVEEIFSKYGGIAKFEKRLQGSYPPREYCVQYDESDLDFVQRLLEHEGIMYFFEHAEGEHTLILADAMSKLKPAPGYETVLYQFEGQGSRRDVEYITDWIPGSAVRPGAYAHTDYDFEKPAADLMAKSAQPFGHKQAAGENYRHPGAHLEVGRGDSLAAIRREEIQAPHMRIAAVGTVRGLFSGCTFKLDGFPRDDQNKEYLVISAEYRLFDPGYRAGVDTDGENFKVVLGVAPTSVAYRPPRITPRPIMRGPQTATVVGPSGEEIFTDKYARVKVQFHWDRLGKKDQKSSCFVRVSQTWAGSGWGFIQIPRIGQEVIVDFIEGNPDLPIITGRVYNASQMPPYGLPGNATQSGWKSNSSKGGGGYNELMFEDKAGSELVNFQAQKDHHLLIKNDRQKLVQHDQSDRIDHDAKHSVGHNLDEDVGNNKTVKVGVDQTTNIGSNDTETVGKNRSLTVGVDETINIGSNSTETIGANHTQTVAIVQTVTVGAARVDSVGASETRTVGGPQTNTIGATRSVTVGAAQSHDIGAADSWNIAAAQSVNVGADQSFTIGGAQSSQIGKGRSAKIAADDATDVGGGHALKVGKGSGIQIAEDSVIKVGKNLMIEAADSITLKCGSASITMKKDGTIVADGKDITLKGSGKITVKADGEVIVKGSTINNN from the coding sequence ATGCCGAGTGAACAACGCGCCGCGCTTGTGCAGACGCCGGTCGGCGCCGAGCTGTTGACCTTTACGCATCTCGTCGGCCGCGACGAGATCAGCCGCTGCCTTGCCTACACCGTTGGATTTGTCTCGACCAATGCCGATGTCGACCCGCTGAAGATGCTGGGCGGCGCCGTTTCGATCGAAGGCGAGGCCGACCCCAAGCGCTGGTTCAGCGGCCTCATCGCCGAGTTTCGCCTTACCCGCATCGAAGATCGGCTGGCTCACTATGAGGCGGTCGTCAGGCCGTGGCTGTGGTTCCTCGGCAATACCACCGACTGCCGCATTTTCCAGGACAAGACCGCCGTCGAGATCGTGGAGGAGATTTTCTCTAAATATGGCGGCATCGCCAAGTTCGAAAAGCGCTTGCAAGGCTCTTATCCGCCGCGCGAATATTGCGTGCAATATGACGAGAGCGACCTCGATTTCGTGCAGCGGCTGCTCGAGCACGAAGGCATAATGTACTTCTTCGAGCATGCCGAGGGCGAGCACACGCTGATCCTGGCCGACGCCATGAGCAAGCTGAAGCCAGCGCCGGGCTATGAGACGGTGCTCTATCAGTTCGAAGGGCAGGGCTCGCGCCGCGACGTCGAGTACATCACCGACTGGATTCCAGGCAGCGCGGTGCGCCCCGGCGCCTATGCCCACACCGATTATGACTTCGAAAAACCCGCCGCCGATTTGATGGCGAAGTCGGCGCAGCCCTTCGGCCACAAGCAGGCCGCGGGCGAGAACTATCGCCACCCCGGCGCGCATCTGGAAGTCGGGCGCGGCGACAGCCTGGCGGCGATCAGGCGCGAAGAAATCCAGGCGCCGCATATGCGCATTGCCGCTGTCGGCACCGTGCGCGGCCTGTTCTCCGGCTGCACCTTCAAGCTCGACGGCTTTCCGCGCGACGACCAGAACAAGGAGTATCTGGTGATCAGCGCCGAGTACCGGCTGTTCGATCCGGGCTATCGCGCCGGCGTCGACACCGATGGCGAGAATTTCAAGGTGGTGCTCGGTGTGGCGCCGACCTCAGTCGCTTATCGGCCGCCGCGCATCACGCCAAGGCCAATCATGCGCGGGCCGCAGACGGCGACCGTGGTCGGTCCGTCCGGCGAGGAGATCTTCACCGACAAATATGCCAGGGTGAAGGTGCAGTTCCACTGGGACCGCCTCGGCAAGAAGGACCAGAAGAGCTCCTGCTTCGTGCGGGTGTCGCAGACCTGGGCCGGAAGCGGCTGGGGCTTCATCCAGATCCCGCGCATCGGCCAGGAAGTGATCGTCGATTTCATCGAAGGCAATCCGGACCTGCCGATCATCACCGGCCGGGTCTACAACGCCTCGCAGATGCCGCCCTACGGACTGCCTGGCAACGCCACGCAGTCCGGCTGGAAGTCCAACTCGTCGAAGGGCGGTGGCGGCTACAACGAACTGATGTTCGAGGACAAGGCCGGCTCGGAGCTGGTCAACTTCCAGGCGCAGAAGGACCACCACCTTCTGATCAAGAATGATCGCCAGAAGCTGGTCCAGCACGACCAGTCCGACCGCATCGACCACGACGCCAAGCACTCCGTCGGCCACAACCTCGACGAGGACGTCGGCAACAACAAGACGGTCAAGGTCGGCGTCGACCAGACGACCAATATCGGGTCGAACGACACCGAGACGGTGGGCAAGAACCGCTCACTGACGGTGGGGGTCGATGAGACGATCAACATCGGCTCGAACTCGACCGAGACGATCGGCGCCAACCACACCCAGACCGTCGCGATCGTGCAGACGGTGACTGTTGGCGCGGCGCGGGTCGATTCGGTCGGAGCATCCGAGACCCGAACTGTGGGCGGTCCGCAGACGAACACGATCGGTGCGACGCGGTCGGTCACCGTAGGTGCTGCGCAGAGCCACGATATCGGCGCGGCTGATAGCTGGAACATCGCGGCGGCGCAAAGCGTCAATGTTGGCGCCGATCAGAGTTTCACCATCGGCGGGGCACAGTCGTCGCAGATCGGCAAGGGCAGGTCGGCAAAAATCGCTGCGGACGACGCAACCGATGTCGGCGGCGGGCACGCGCTCAAGGTCGGCAAAGGCAGCGGAATCCAGATAGCCGAAGACAGTGTGATCAAGGTCGGCAAGAATCTGATGATCGAGGCGGCCGACTCGATCACGCTCAAATGCGGTTCGGCCTCGATCACGATGAAAAAGGATGGCACCATTGTCGCTGATGGGAAGGATATTACCCTCAAGGGCAGCGGCAAGATCACCGTCAAGGCCGACGGCGAGGTGATCGTCAAGGGCAGCACGATCAACAACAATTGA